Below is a genomic region from Trichoderma asperellum chromosome 2, complete sequence.
ttttctcgcatTCTCGCTAGTAAAACGATCGCTCCGATAATGGGGGGCCCCAGCTCACCGACGACAACCGCCCTCTTAGCGGCTAAGCGGACTctaaagaagatggaggggaaaaaaaaaaaaaaaaaaaaaaaaaaagtttcgcAAGAAGGAGCGAAGAAATAATTGGCCCACGGGGACGTTGGGGTTGGGGAAATTTTCCCTATTgacgaaaaaaaattcctttcGTGGTGTCCACCTTGGAAGGTGAGGCTGCGCGTATCCATGCCTTGGCTGCTCAGCTCGTTTCCCTTTTCGTAACTACATCGATATACAGTTTGGCTCATCAGCACGTATATTACAAACTTTCCGTATATGCATGAATTGATTGACTCTCGCGCCCGAGGCTCTCGTATAAAGGAAAAGGGGGCTGATTTGAATCCCGATTCACATAGACTTCTTGTTCTGAAACACGTTTCTCTGAGACGTCTCTCTTCATAAGTCTAGATCTCTTGGCTTCAAGTCTTGAGCAATGGCAACTTGACGCGAAGTCACACCCCTCTCTTGGCACTTGTGAACCATACAGGCTACACAGATGAGTTGACATACCGCGCTGTCGCACACAAGCTCTGGGCATTTCTGGTGATGCACAGAcagcaaagcagcagcgataACGGAGTTATGTGAGAGAGTTTGGCGGCAAAAAGTCAATTTGCTGCTGGTGTGTTAGCCACCCTTGCGGCCTTCTCTGCAACCCATTCCAAGTGAAAATCTTATAGGGGCCGAATTATGCTTCCCGAGCGCTGCGAAAGGCTAAAGAGGAGATGGCCACACGGGATTCTAGGCCTTGTCAGCTGCTTGTGGCACCCTGCAGAAGCTGCCCATTCCTCGGATCTCTGGATAACACGGGCCTTGGACTCGCCCAGACTAGAGGGCTAGTGGAAGCCATCGTCAAACAAAACGGACTGACATTTGAAGATGTGAAAGGTAGCTGGAGACAGAGGTAAAGCTGCTTTGCCGCATTCCTGCAGTGTAAATGGCATATCCACGCCGGAGCTTGCCTTGCATGTGGTTTCCTCTTGCATGTCTAATGTGCAAGCAGTTTTGATGACGTTAACTTCATCAAATATTTACACAACGTGAAGCAGTCTCGATCCCGGGAAGTTTTCTGATTAGAAGCCGTGTAGTACCAATTCGGTCATGTAGTTACCATGTAGCTTCCAATCGGGCTTCTCGggctcattttcttttctatctcaTTCGAAATATCCGAGCCCGACTTCACCAAATTGTGAGTCTGTTATAGGTTACGGTAAGAGGCTCTTCAGAATTTGCGGTAAGAGACTCTTTAGAAAAATAGAGTCTCCCGGGCTGTTCATCTTGCAATCCAATTATTGAATCTGCCTAAGCTGCTTCGTAACCGATATCTATGTTCACTTTCTGTTTGAGATAATGAAAAAGCGTAACCGGCAGTCGAAATATCCAAATCTATCCAAGGAAACTTTACGGTTCCGTTATAACATGGAAGCCATGCATGACACTCATTCGAAAGACGGGTTCGCATGCTCTCAGTCATGGATTACAACTTGAATGCTTACCCAAACTTCcaaacttaaaattataagctacATCATGATCGATGCCTGCCTAGAGTTTATTCGAAGACACAATTTAGCAGCGCCTTGTCAATGAATAGCTTTAGATGTAGAGTCTGGCTTCTCTAAGTTGTAAGTAGTAGCACCCCTTTATTGCTCCCAAGCGCAATCTTAGTGCACGGTGACATTGATTGCAACGTTGAGGATTTGGATCGCCATGTACATAACTCATTCAATGCAATTATAGAACTTTGTATGCCTTTTCAAAGCCTTGCAGGCTTGAGCCAATATTCAGCCCGGCCAGCGCCGAGTCAGAGCAGAACATCGTCATAAGGTGATTTAATCACGTGCGATCTCACGTGCTGCGGCAACGATTTTCCCGCTAGCCGAATTAATGACTGCAGTCCGGTAAAGATTCGTGCCAGCGACCTCAATTGAGCTCACCACAAGTAACGACTCAATCGTCCTCACAGTCACCATGAACTCCCTCCGTGTTGCCCGTGTGGCTCTCCGAGCTCGCCCTTCAGCCATGCGAGTGGCCTTCCAGCGGAGAGGATACGCTGAGGCCGTCCCCGACAAGGTGAGGGATGTTCCGGAGCCTCGCATTCAAGAGGCATGCAATTTATATATCGCTAACTGAAATTTTTATAGATCAAGCTGAGCTTGGCCCTGCCTCACCAGGTATGAATGCTGCGCCCTGAGAACATCGAGTTTTACTGGAAATGCGATCCGATTGTGCTGGAGTGGAGGATATGCGACGCTCGACAGATGTTCCCTCGATGCTAATTACCGCAATGCTTCACAGTCCATCTACAAGTCCCAGGATGTCGTCCAGGTCAACATTCCCGCCGAGTCCGGTGACATGGGTATCCTCGCCAACCACGTCCCTTCCATCGAGCAGCTCAAGGCCGGCGTGGTCGAGGTTATCGAGGAGGGTGGCGCCGCCAAGCAGTTCTTCCGTGCGTTGATAACCCCTCCGAATCTACAACTAGAATTCCGATAGCAGGACTGACGATGAACGCGCATATAGTGTCTGGTGGCTTTGCCTCTGTCCAGCCCAACTCCGTCCTGAGCATCAACGCCCCCGAGGCTTACCCCCTGGAGGACTTCAGCGCTGACGCTATCCGTGCTGGTATCGCCGAGGCCCAGAAGGTCGCCAGCGGCAATGGAAGCGAGCAGGATATCGCTGAGGCCAAGATCGAGCTGGAGGTGCGTCAAAATACGACATGGCTCTACTCGTCATTAAACAAGCGCTAACATGCTGTCGATAGGTTCTCGAGACCCTTGCTGCCCATGTCAAATAAACGATTGTAGAAATATAAATTCCTGTACAACTTTTCTACCTGTCTTTAGCGCAGAGCCGATACAATTGATTCCAGTTGCGGTGCTGttacataaaaaaaagattgcaTCTCTGCTGCTTTTGGCAG
It encodes:
- a CDS encoding uncharacterized protein (BUSCO:EOG092D4E28) — its product is MNSLRVARVALRARPSAMRVAFQRRGYAEAVPDKIKLSLALPHQSIYKSQDVVQVNIPAESGDMGILANHVPSIEQLKAGVVEVIEEGGAAKQFFLSGGFASVQPNSVLSINAPEAYPLEDFSADAIRAGIAEAQKVASGNGSEQDIAEAKIELEVLETLAAHVK